One stretch of Nocardia mangyaensis DNA includes these proteins:
- a CDS encoding acetoacetate decarboxylase family protein: protein MANKRLTGERIEVAFRSDPDVIATVLPAPLMPTGSGRVVVRVTRWVTNYCGAFTMAGLYVDSVHNGIEGEYILAMFIDGYDPALLIGREGFGEPKKMASIDLFRTQNSFVGTVDRMGTRLMTLHVDAGEDTGPAAGNGVLYSVKATLALGGGLQDDALLLAQEVEVRSPQVRPGTGSVVLGGTAHDPLDEFPVLEVLSASYATSEMGQPRPVGDSYLQAVIPKEEFLPFHYGRLDDWSAHNALDQHENGLAGTV from the coding sequence TTGGCCAACAAGCGACTCACTGGCGAGCGCATCGAGGTAGCTTTCCGTAGCGATCCCGACGTGATCGCTACGGTGCTGCCCGCGCCGCTGATGCCTACCGGTTCCGGCCGGGTCGTGGTGCGGGTCACTCGCTGGGTTACGAACTACTGCGGCGCTTTCACGATGGCAGGCCTGTACGTCGACTCGGTCCATAATGGTATCGAGGGCGAGTACATTCTGGCGATGTTCATCGACGGCTACGATCCCGCCCTTCTGATCGGGCGTGAGGGATTCGGCGAGCCCAAGAAGATGGCCTCGATCGATCTGTTCCGCACGCAGAACTCGTTCGTCGGCACGGTGGATCGGATGGGTACTCGGCTGATGACGCTACACGTGGATGCTGGCGAAGACACCGGACCGGCCGCGGGCAACGGCGTACTGTACTCGGTGAAGGCCACGCTAGCTCTGGGAGGTGGCCTACAGGACGACGCACTCCTGCTCGCGCAGGAGGTCGAGGTCCGCAGCCCGCAGGTTCGACCGGGGACCGGCTCGGTCGTCCTGGGCGGGACTGCTCATGATCCCCTCGACGAGTTCCCCGTCCTCGAAGTGCTCAGCGCCTCGTACGCCACATCCGAGATGGGTCAGCCTCGACCGGTGGGTGACAGCTACCTCCAGGCCGTGATCCCTAAGGAGGAGTTCCTGCCGTTCCACTACGGCCGACTGGACGACTGGAGCGCGCACAACGCCCTCGATCAGCATGAGAACGGCTTGGCTGGGACGGTCTGA
- a CDS encoding aldehyde dehydrogenase: MHVDGKDRLSSSGDWFETEDPFRGEPWAKIARGTADDVDAAVTAAHHAFTRGDWGSLTPTARGRVLSRVADGIAANVDLLAELEVRDNGKLLAEMRGQVAYLPEWLRYYGGLADKVEGTVIPLDKPGYFTFTRREPLGVVAIITPWNSPLMLLMWKLAPALATGCTVVIKPSEFTSASTIQLVKVMEEAGLPPGVVNVVTGFGAEVGSPLIDHPLVRKVGFTGSDRTGRHIGAQAARQLKRSTLELGGKSPNIVFDDADLDAAVNGVVSGIFAATGQSCIAGSRLLVQSSVHDEVVRRIVDMSRTARMGDPMDPGTQVGPVTTRPQYQKVLDYIDVAIEEGATVAVGGRPADRPECGNGWFVEPTIFTGVDNSMRIAQEEVFGPVLAVIPFEDEQEAIRIANDSRFGLGAGVWTSDISRAFRMSEQIQAGTVWVNVYRAVSFMAPFGGVKDSGIGRENGISAIDEYLETKTVWINTGAPTADPFVMR; this comes from the coding sequence ATGCATGTCGATGGCAAGGACCGGCTGTCCAGCTCAGGCGACTGGTTCGAGACCGAAGACCCGTTTCGAGGCGAACCGTGGGCCAAGATTGCTCGCGGTACGGCCGACGATGTCGATGCCGCAGTCACGGCTGCGCACCACGCGTTCACCCGAGGTGATTGGGGCTCCTTGACCCCGACCGCGCGGGGCCGGGTGCTGAGCCGGGTCGCCGATGGGATCGCCGCCAACGTGGATCTGCTGGCAGAGCTCGAGGTCCGTGACAACGGCAAGCTGCTCGCCGAGATGCGGGGCCAGGTCGCCTATTTGCCCGAGTGGCTTCGGTACTACGGAGGATTGGCAGACAAGGTCGAGGGCACCGTCATCCCGCTCGACAAACCCGGCTACTTCACCTTCACGCGTCGCGAACCGCTCGGTGTCGTGGCCATCATCACCCCATGGAACTCACCACTCATGCTCTTGATGTGGAAGCTGGCCCCAGCGCTGGCGACTGGCTGCACCGTGGTGATCAAGCCATCGGAATTCACCTCCGCCTCGACCATTCAACTCGTCAAGGTGATGGAGGAGGCAGGGCTTCCGCCGGGCGTCGTCAATGTCGTGACGGGCTTCGGGGCGGAGGTTGGCTCTCCGTTGATCGACCATCCCCTGGTGCGGAAGGTCGGGTTCACCGGCTCGGACAGAACAGGACGGCATATCGGCGCACAGGCAGCACGTCAGCTGAAGCGTTCGACCCTCGAGCTGGGCGGCAAGTCACCGAATATCGTCTTTGACGACGCGGACCTGGACGCTGCCGTGAACGGGGTCGTGTCTGGCATTTTTGCTGCCACGGGGCAGAGCTGTATCGCCGGATCGCGCCTCTTGGTCCAGTCCTCAGTCCACGACGAGGTCGTGCGGCGCATCGTCGACATGAGCCGAACCGCTCGCATGGGTGATCCGATGGATCCGGGCACTCAGGTAGGGCCGGTCACGACACGTCCCCAGTACCAGAAGGTGCTCGACTACATTGATGTGGCGATTGAGGAAGGTGCGACGGTTGCGGTCGGTGGTCGACCTGCCGACCGACCTGAGTGCGGCAACGGCTGGTTCGTCGAGCCCACCATCTTCACGGGAGTCGACAACAGCATGCGCATCGCGCAGGAAGAGGTCTTCGGTCCGGTGCTCGCTGTCATCCCCTTCGAAGATGAGCAGGAAGCCATACGCATTGCCAACGATTCACGCTTCGGACTTGGTGCGGGCGTGTGGACCAGTGATATCTCACGCGCCTTTCGGATGAGCGAGCAGATCCAGGCCGGCACCGTATGGGTCAACGTCTACCGGGCGGTCAGCTTCATGGCACCATTCGGCGGTGTCAAGGACTCGGGCATCGGCAGGGAGAACGGTATCTCCGCTATCGATGAATACCTCGAGACGAAGACGGTCTGGATCAACACCGGCGCGCCGACGGCCGACCCGTTCGTCATGCGCTGA
- a CDS encoding VOC family protein — protein MKMDRLEFIGVVVEDLEEGVRRFSEVLGLEFDIVDTTKLDIQAADGVMPDERAPQSGMRVALDASGTFELVEVEGMEEGFRNVHFRVDDIEAAIAELSARGLRLVRQFVVGGMKEAIFAAEDLYGIRVCLLEYEGDSLGDAMRRSSK, from the coding sequence ATGAAGATGGATCGCCTGGAGTTCATCGGCGTCGTCGTCGAGGACCTCGAAGAAGGAGTGCGCCGGTTCTCCGAGGTGCTCGGCCTCGAGTTCGACATCGTGGACACCACCAAGCTCGACATCCAGGCGGCCGATGGTGTCATGCCTGACGAGAGGGCACCGCAGTCAGGCATGCGAGTGGCCCTCGATGCGAGCGGCACTTTCGAGCTGGTCGAGGTCGAGGGCATGGAGGAGGGTTTCCGCAACGTCCACTTCCGGGTCGACGACATCGAAGCGGCCATCGCAGAGTTGTCAGCGCGTGGACTGCGGCTGGTTCGACAGTTCGTCGTGGGAGGCATGAAGGAAGCGATCTTCGCCGCCGAGGACCTGTATGGCATCCGGGTGTGTCTCCTGGAGTACGAAGGCGACAGCCTCGGGGACGCGATGAGGCGTTCGTCGAAGTAG
- a CDS encoding long-chain-fatty-acid--CoA ligase → MDVMQPTSPRQGSPYPGLMMDFPLTVQHVLRRMEGIWGGKKVFTLIDPDTGACAERDFRDVVARAGRLAHALQRLGVRPGDRVGSLAWNNAQHLEVYLAVMSMGAVLHTMNLRLHGDQLAYTVDHAEDVVVLVESSLSGQFAEVLPGLESVREVIVIDDFSNPAPELPSALDYETLLEREDPNFEWPHLDERSAAALCYTSGTTGDPKGVLYSHRSIILHALAMSGADVYGITSRDRVLALVPLFHAMGWGLPFICGLVGSDIVMPGRHLKPGPLARLIADQRATWSAGVPTLWLDLLQYMDEAADAGRSHDLSSLDTILCGGTAVAESLIEAYKTRFDADVIEGWGMTEIFPGATVDRGSMSAARTDGGTRRKTAGRVSPLYELRLVDVDGTVMPNDGVAVGALEVRGPAVASGYFKSDAATAAAIHDGWLRTGDVGTVDSTGQLRITDRAKDVIKSGGEWISSQDLEVELLAHPAVREAAVIGVADQRWGERPLAFVVLGAPATESDLKTFLMERVARWWVPEHFEIVDEILRTTTGKFDKKILRAQFDERH, encoded by the coding sequence ATGGACGTGATGCAGCCGACCAGCCCTAGACAGGGATCCCCCTACCCCGGTCTGATGATGGACTTCCCGCTCACCGTCCAGCACGTCCTCCGCCGGATGGAGGGTATCTGGGGCGGCAAGAAGGTCTTCACTCTCATCGACCCTGACACCGGTGCGTGCGCCGAACGGGATTTTCGAGATGTCGTCGCTAGAGCCGGCCGGCTAGCGCATGCCTTGCAACGACTCGGGGTGCGACCGGGCGACCGTGTCGGGAGCCTGGCCTGGAACAACGCGCAGCATCTCGAGGTGTACCTGGCCGTCATGAGCATGGGTGCAGTGCTGCACACCATGAACCTGCGTCTGCACGGCGACCAGCTTGCCTACACGGTCGACCACGCCGAGGACGTCGTCGTGCTGGTCGAGAGCTCGTTGTCTGGCCAGTTCGCCGAGGTGCTGCCCGGTCTGGAGTCGGTCAGAGAGGTCATTGTGATCGATGACTTCAGCAACCCGGCTCCGGAGCTGCCGAGCGCCCTCGACTATGAGACGTTGCTGGAGCGTGAGGACCCCAACTTCGAGTGGCCGCACCTCGATGAGCGGTCTGCAGCTGCGCTTTGTTACACGTCCGGCACGACCGGCGACCCCAAGGGGGTGCTGTACTCTCACCGGTCGATTATTCTGCACGCTTTGGCGATGTCGGGCGCCGATGTTTACGGAATCACCAGCCGAGATCGGGTACTTGCGCTCGTGCCGCTGTTCCACGCGATGGGTTGGGGTCTTCCGTTCATCTGCGGCCTCGTCGGAAGTGACATCGTCATGCCGGGAAGGCACCTGAAGCCGGGTCCCCTGGCTCGATTGATCGCCGACCAGCGGGCGACCTGGTCAGCGGGTGTTCCGACTCTGTGGCTCGATCTGCTGCAGTACATGGATGAAGCCGCTGATGCAGGTCGCAGCCACGATCTGTCTTCGCTCGACACCATCCTGTGCGGAGGGACGGCGGTGGCTGAAAGCCTGATCGAGGCGTACAAGACCCGCTTCGATGCTGACGTGATCGAAGGCTGGGGGATGACCGAGATATTTCCGGGCGCGACGGTTGATCGCGGGTCCATGAGCGCCGCGCGGACCGACGGAGGCACGCGCCGCAAGACGGCGGGCCGAGTTTCCCCGTTGTACGAGCTGCGACTGGTGGACGTCGACGGTACGGTCATGCCGAACGACGGCGTAGCGGTGGGCGCCCTCGAAGTACGTGGCCCAGCAGTCGCGAGCGGCTATTTCAAGTCCGACGCCGCGACTGCGGCAGCGATTCACGACGGTTGGCTCCGCACGGGCGATGTGGGCACGGTCGATTCCACGGGGCAGCTACGGATCACCGATCGCGCCAAGGATGTGATCAAGTCCGGAGGCGAATGGATCTCGTCTCAGGACCTTGAAGTTGAGCTGCTTGCGCATCCCGCGGTTCGCGAGGCTGCCGTCATTGGGGTGGCTGATCAGCGATGGGGCGAGCGACCCCTGGCGTTCGTGGTGTTGGGAGCTCCGGCTACGGAGTCCGACTTGAAGACGTTCCTGATGGAACGCGTGGCACGCTGGTGGGTGCCGGAACATTTCGAGATCGTCGACGAGATCCTGCGGACGACGACAGGCAAGTTTGACAAGAAGATCCTGCGCGCACAGTTCGACGAGCGACACTGA